One genomic segment of Rhizobium oryzihabitans includes these proteins:
- a CDS encoding YidB family protein yields the protein MMSGPMKALLGALAVAGYQNRDKIAEVLRGLQNRQPQSGDASRPTDKADGGLGGLFGGQGGLGDLLGGLTTGGILSGGLGDLLKTFQQNGHGDKADTWVQPGPNAPIERGQLSEALGPDVLDELTAKTGLSREDILDRLTRDLPKAVDDLTPDGKVPSEEDDFLRSASALSTGKTA from the coding sequence ATGATGAGTGGACCTATGAAAGCGCTGCTGGGAGCGCTCGCCGTGGCAGGCTACCAGAACCGTGACAAGATCGCGGAGGTGCTGCGCGGGCTTCAGAACCGGCAGCCTCAAAGCGGCGACGCCTCTCGCCCGACCGATAAGGCGGACGGCGGCCTGGGTGGTCTCTTTGGGGGACAAGGCGGCCTTGGAGACCTACTCGGGGGCCTGACGACCGGCGGCATCCTCAGCGGCGGCCTGGGCGACCTTCTGAAGACGTTTCAGCAGAACGGCCACGGCGACAAGGCAGATACGTGGGTCCAGCCGGGACCGAACGCTCCCATTGAGCGAGGACAGCTCTCGGAGGCTCTCGGCCCGGACGTCCTCGACGAACTCACGGCCAAGACGGGCCTGTCTCGCGAGGACATCCTCGATCGGTTGACGCGCGATCTGCCGAAGGCCGTGGACGACCTTACGCCCGATGGCAAAGTGCCGAGCGAAGAAGACGACTTCCTTCGCTCGGCCAGCGCGCTGTCGACGGGCAAGACCGCATGA
- a CDS encoding DUF3597 domain-containing protein — MSIFDRIKHAIFGEAHAASAPQRSNSSASSTSPSSSAPASTMSSSPAPSTTAAAPAASSSSSATQPAAPSSAQPSQSAGSGSSVDVETILNEAVKKSGQKLDWRHSIVDLMKALDMDASLEERKELAQELGYSGDAHDSAKMNTFLHKALMKKLSENGGKVPADLLD; from the coding sequence TTGAGCATCTTCGACCGTATCAAGCACGCAATCTTTGGCGAAGCACATGCTGCATCTGCTCCGCAGAGATCAAACTCGTCCGCATCTTCGACCTCACCGTCTTCTTCCGCGCCGGCCTCCACAATGTCTTCGTCGCCCGCACCGTCGACGACCGCGGCCGCTCCGGCGGCAAGCTCGTCGTCTTCCGCAACCCAGCCTGCAGCCCCGTCGTCCGCGCAGCCCTCTCAGTCGGCCGGCAGCGGTTCCTCCGTCGATGTCGAAACCATTCTGAACGAAGCCGTGAAGAAGTCAGGCCAGAAGCTCGACTGGCGGCACTCCATCGTCGACCTGATGAAGGCGCTTGACATGGACGCGAGCCTCGAAGAGCGCAAAGAGCTTGCTCAGGAACTCGGCTATTCCGGCGACGCCCATGACAGCGCGAAAATGAATACCTTCCTTCACAAGGCGCTCATGAAGAAGCTGTCGGAAAACGGCGGCAAGGTACCGGCCGACCTGCTCGACTGA
- the catE gene encoding catalase C yields MAKRTTRASCSTSSTDTVTIHDQQLHRGAGGELHQIAEDGADVLTTSQGGPVADDQNSLRVGPRGPLLVDDFHFREKIFHFDHERIPERVVHARGYGAHGFFETYETLSDVTRADIFQRPGEKTPVFVRFSTVAGNKGSADLARDVRGFAVKFYTQEGNWDLVGNNIPVFFIQDAIKFPDMVHAAKQEPDRAFPQAQTAHDNFWDFISLTPESMNMVMWIMSDRTIPRSFRFMEGFGVHTFRFVNEKDESTFVKFHWKPKLGLQSVAWNEAVKINGADPDFHRRDLWQSIQSGNFPEWELCVQLFDQEFADNFDFDVLDPTKIIPEEILPVKPIGRLVLDRMPDNFFAETEQVAFMTQNVPPGIGFSNDPLLQGRNFSYLDTQLKRLGGPNFTHLPINAPKCPFHNFQQDGHMAMRNPAGRVNYQPNSFGEGPRESPSRGYRHFPAEENGSKVRLRPESFADHYSQARQFFLSQTPPEQRHIAMALTFELSKVETVAIRERMISHLLNIDETLATTVAQKLGIQTMPKAADAAMPTRQDLEPSPALSIVERGPKRFEGRKLGVLVTDGVDAKLLKGLKTAIEKEKALVELIAPKVGGVTASDGSWIEAQHMIDGGPSVLFDAVAVLASPAAIEDLVKEATARDFVADAFQHCKFIGYDESAFPLLVKAGITDVLDEGMIILPGEEGLAAFVSELGKLRVWGREPALKLGKASPPVK; encoded by the coding sequence ATGGCAAAGCGCACGACGCGGGCTTCCTGCTCGACCTCATCTACCGACACCGTCACCATTCACGACCAGCAGCTTCACCGCGGCGCGGGCGGCGAGCTGCATCAGATCGCGGAGGATGGCGCCGACGTCCTGACCACGTCGCAGGGCGGGCCGGTCGCCGACGACCAGAACTCGCTTCGAGTCGGCCCGCGAGGTCCGCTTCTGGTCGACGACTTTCATTTTCGCGAGAAGATATTCCACTTCGACCACGAGCGCATTCCGGAACGCGTGGTGCATGCGCGTGGCTATGGCGCCCACGGTTTCTTCGAGACCTACGAAACCTTGTCGGACGTCACGCGCGCCGACATCTTCCAGCGACCAGGCGAGAAGACGCCCGTGTTCGTGCGCTTCTCAACCGTCGCAGGCAACAAGGGTTCCGCCGACCTGGCGCGCGACGTTCGCGGCTTTGCCGTCAAGTTCTACACGCAGGAAGGCAACTGGGACCTCGTCGGAAACAACATCCCGGTCTTCTTTATCCAGGATGCGATCAAATTCCCCGACATGGTGCACGCTGCCAAACAGGAACCTGACCGGGCCTTCCCGCAGGCGCAGACCGCCCACGACAATTTCTGGGATTTTATCAGCCTGACGCCGGAAAGCATGAACATGGTCATGTGGATTATGTCCGACAGGACGATCCCTCGCTCCTTTCGTTTCATGGAAGGCTTCGGCGTCCACACCTTCCGGTTTGTCAACGAAAAGGACGAATCCACGTTCGTCAAGTTCCACTGGAAGCCGAAGCTCGGCCTGCAGTCCGTCGCATGGAACGAAGCGGTCAAGATCAACGGGGCCGATCCCGACTTCCATCGCCGCGATCTCTGGCAGTCGATCCAGTCCGGCAACTTCCCGGAATGGGAGCTGTGCGTGCAGCTCTTCGATCAGGAGTTTGCCGACAATTTCGACTTCGACGTGCTCGATCCGACGAAGATTATCCCTGAGGAAATCCTGCCCGTGAAGCCGATCGGCCGTCTCGTGCTCGACCGCATGCCGGACAACTTCTTCGCGGAGACCGAGCAGGTCGCATTCATGACCCAGAATGTGCCGCCGGGCATCGGCTTCAGCAACGACCCCCTGCTTCAGGGCCGCAACTTCTCCTACCTCGACACGCAGCTAAAGCGCCTTGGCGGTCCGAACTTTACGCACCTTCCCATCAACGCACCGAAGTGTCCCTTCCACAATTTTCAGCAGGACGGGCACATGGCGATGCGCAACCCGGCCGGCCGGGTGAACTACCAGCCGAACTCCTTTGGTGAAGGTCCGCGCGAATCTCCGTCGAGAGGCTATCGCCACTTCCCTGCCGAGGAGAACGGTTCGAAGGTGCGGCTGCGCCCGGAGAGCTTCGCCGACCATTACAGCCAGGCTCGCCAGTTCTTTCTCAGCCAGACGCCGCCGGAGCAGCGGCACATCGCCATGGCGCTGACCTTCGAACTGAGCAAGGTGGAAACGGTCGCCATCCGGGAGCGGATGATCTCCCATCTCCTGAACATTGACGAGACGCTCGCGACCACTGTCGCGCAGAAGCTCGGGATCCAGACGATGCCGAAAGCAGCGGACGCCGCCATGCCGACGCGCCAGGATCTCGAGCCCTCTCCTGCCCTCAGCATCGTCGAGCGTGGTCCGAAGCGGTTCGAGGGCCGCAAGCTTGGTGTGCTCGTCACCGACGGGGTCGATGCGAAGCTCTTGAAGGGGCTGAAGACCGCTATCGAAAAGGAGAAGGCTCTAGTCGAGCTGATCGCGCCGAAGGTCGGCGGCGTGACCGCGTCCGACGGCTCCTGGATCGAGGCCCAGCATATGATCGACGGTGGTCCGTCGGTGCTGTTCGACGCCGTTGCCGTCCTCGCCTCGCCCGCCGCGATCGAGGATCTGGTAAAGGAGGCGACCGCGCGGGACTTCGTCGCGGATGCATTCCAGCACTGCAAGTTCATCGGCTACGACGAGAGCGCCTTCCCGCTGCTCGTCAAAGCCGGGATCACCGATGTCCTCGACGAGGGCATGATCATCCTTCCCGGCGAAGAAGGACTTGCCGCCTTCGTGTCTGAGCTCGGCAAGCTTCGGGTCTGGGGGCGCGAACCCGCGCTCAAGCTCGGCAAGGCGTCTCCGCCGGTGAAGTGA
- a CDS encoding ferritin-like domain-containing protein — MAATKTLDDLFLDTLKDIYFAEKQILKALPKMARAAQSEEGKAGFLQHHDETQGQIERLEQVFELLGRPARGKTCEAIQGIIAEGEEIIEEFKESPALDAGLISSAQAVEHYEIARYGTLIEWAKQLGLKDAVPLLQANLAEEEATDKKLTQLAKASANAKGKSKAA; from the coding sequence ATGGCAGCCACCAAGACACTCGACGACCTGTTCCTCGATACGCTCAAGGACATCTATTTCGCTGAAAAGCAGATCCTGAAGGCCCTTCCGAAAATGGCCCGCGCCGCGCAGTCGGAAGAAGGCAAAGCAGGCTTTCTTCAGCATCACGACGAGACGCAGGGCCAGATCGAACGCCTTGAGCAGGTCTTCGAACTGCTCGGCAGGCCGGCGCGAGGTAAGACTTGCGAGGCCATCCAGGGCATCATCGCCGAAGGCGAGGAGATAATCGAGGAGTTCAAGGAATCTCCGGCTCTTGACGCTGGCCTGATCTCCTCCGCCCAGGCGGTCGAGCACTACGAGATCGCCCGCTACGGCACTCTTATCGAGTGGGCTAAGCAGCTCGGTCTGAAGGATGCCGTGCCGCTCCTTCAGGCAAATCTTGCCGAAGAGGAAGCGACGGACAAGAAGCTGACGCAGCTCGCAAAGGCGTCTGCGAATGCCAAGGGCAAAAGCAAGGCAGCCTAA